The window CGCATGTTGCTTTCTTCATTGGGCTTTACTAGATTTTCTTccgttcctctctctcctctctctctctcttctgggGGATATGGCCGGAGCAAGAATAGGAAAATGATACTTGTTGTTGGGAGTTCGCTAATTTTattaccctttttcttttccatgcttTCCGGGCtttgagggaaaagtttagATGGATTCGTTTCACTTCATATTAGTCGTAGGCTTTTTTCCTTTGGTAGTGCCAAATTTGGTGAGAGTGAGACGAGATTGTCGTTAACAATTCCCACATGCTAATGTGATGTGACGAAAGTCTGCATCTTGCAAGGGAAGTTACTCCAGTTACAAATATGGATGTGTGGACATTCTGGTTTAACGGTTTCAATTAATTTTCTGGTGTTCTCTGTCTCTCCAATTTTACGTGTTTCTGGTCCTGACTCTGTTTCTTCCTCTGCGTTTTAGATTCTGCGACTCAAATTCTAGGCCTCGAGTTCGGGATTAATTATGGCCAAATAGCGGACGACCTGCCCTCGCCTTCTCGTGTCGCCACCCTCCTTGGATCCCTCAACGTCAGTAGGGTAAAGTTGTATGATGCAGATCCCAATGTCCTCCAAGCATTTTCCAATTCCAATGTCGACTTCATCATTGGTATAGGCAATGACAATCTCCAGAACATGACCATTCTTGCCAACGCCCAAGATTGGATCCAACAGCACGTCCAACCTTACATTGGCCAAACCCAGATCAGCTGCATCGTGGTTGGTAACGAAGTGTTAAACAGCAGCAATAACCAATGGATGCCTTATCTCGTCCCGGCGATGAAAACCGTATATTCAGCCCTTTCCAACCTTGGACTGAATAAGCAAGTCGCGGTCACAACAGCGCATTCACTCAATATTTTAGCTACTTCATACCCGCCCTCTGCAGGTTCTTTCTGGCCAAATCTTGCTCAGTACCTCCAACCCCTGTTGAATTTCCAGGCGCAGATAAATACTCCATTTCTCATAAACGCGTATCCTTACTTTGCGTATAAGGGTAGTCCGAGCGAGGTGTCGCTGAATTATGTGCTTTTCCAGCCTAATGAAGGGCTGACCGATCCCGTCACCAACTTGCACTATGATAATATGTTGTACGCTCAAATTGATGCGGTTTATTCAGCTATTAAAGCGATGGGACATACTGATATCACCGTCAGGATTTCTGAGACAGGTTGGCCGTCCAAGGGTGATGACGATGAGGCAGGGGCTACACTGGAGAATGCGCATATATACAATGAAAATTTGTTGCAGAGGATAGAGCAGAAACAAGGTACCCCTGCTAAGCCATCGGTGCCTATTGACATATACGTGTTTGCGCTATTTAACGAAAACTTGAAGCCTGGTCCGACATCTGAGAGGAACTATGGACTCTACTATCCAGATGGTACTCCAGTTTATAGCCTTGGATTGCAAGGTTATCTTCCAGAACTATATTCAGCGACTGGGACAAGACCAGGATTATATTCAGCGACTGGGACAAGAGTAAGACAAATTCGTTTTCTTGCTTAAACTGTTGAGCTAGATGAGTAACTGATGATGTTTTCTTCGGCTCTTTTATGTTTTTGCAGGTATCGCCTTTCTCTGTTGTTTTAGTATCCATCATGACATTCTTAATGAATATTTGAGAGCATGCTAATCTGTTTACCGAGGGAAGGCTTCAACAAAACAATCTCGAAGCAACTTTTTAGGTGAGCATTTCATCATTTATATTTGTGCTGATCATCTTCTCTGCCCAATATTGCCGACTTGTTACTTTTTCGTGATTCCCccccaaccccccaaaaaaaaatctctctatCGAATGACCAAATGTTTGTCTAGTAAAATGGGAGTTCACACCTGCCTTAGcatcttgacaagttcaaggAACATGCActaagaaggaagaagaaggcacttcccgttgattttctttgtattagatATAATTCTGCATCAAGGTTCACATAGCTGGTATACTTTATCGTCACTTGGATTGTGAAGCCAGGCTAATTCAAGGACCCGCTGATACTTATGTACAGTGACAGAGGACTTTAGAACTGGATTAAAATTATACAGCATATTGGCTCAGCATGGCTGCCAATTTTTCTAAACATAAGATCAGCACGACACGGTTGTGTTAGCGTGTCAGAATAGGcgggcctttttctttttcttttactgttCCTGCTTTGTGTTTCTGCCATATGAACGAAATCTCCTCATATTCATTATTTATTAAAGATACGCGTCTAATGGGTCTCTCTTCTTTAAACGTCTGCCCTACGAGCTCAATCCTCCTTTTTATCATCATGTATGAAAAGATGTGGTAATGGGTCTCTGTCACCTTTATCTCTACTTTCTATCATGCTTGCGAATCTTCATGGGGCAAAATTCTTCTTGTCGTCAGCTCTACAAAAGTCCAAGCTGGTTTCTatcaggaaaaacaaaatagtcGGTTGAATTCGTCCTTTGATAGTCTAGTTGGTCCTAACTTTTGACCCTTCACCAGTTCTCTTTCGGTTCCttccaaatctctctctctctccctccctcaccACACCCACACCCCCCCGGGGCATCTGTAATAAACTATGTTTTTCTTCTGGTCTCCAATCCAAATAAGTTCTTTGTAGAAGCAGCCTTAGTTGGAAAGTGTCTTCAGAACCTTAAAAGGCATACAACTTaggttattttcaaaatataaa of the Eucalyptus grandis isolate ANBG69807.140 chromosome 10, ASM1654582v1, whole genome shotgun sequence genome contains:
- the LOC120285979 gene encoding glucan endo-1,3-beta-glucosidase 14-like; its protein translation is MASSSSLLRALFLLLSLSDSATQILGLEFGINYGQIADDLPSPSRVATLLGSLNVSRVKLYDADPNVLQAFSNSNVDFIIGIGNDNLQNMTILANAQDWIQQHVQPYIGQTQISCIVVGNEVLNSSNNQWMPYLVPAMKTVYSALSNLGLNKQVAVTTAHSLNILATSYPPSAGSFWPNLAQYLQPLLNFQAQINTPFLINAYPYFAYKGSPSEVSLNYVLFQPNEGLTDPVTNLHYDNMLYAQIDAVYSAIKAMGHTDITVRISETGWPSKGDDDEAGATLENAHIYNENLLQRIEQKQGTPAKPSVPIDIYVFALFNENLKPGPTSERNYGLYYPDGTPVYSLGLQGYLPELYSATGTRPGLYSATGTRVSPFSVVLVSIMTFLMNI